A single genomic interval of uncultured Desulfobulbus sp. harbors:
- a CDS encoding SPFH domain-containing protein has translation MKRLLCLLVLMLAVFTFTGCTPHTTGLTEVGVRTRKVAFWGPKGVEDRIYPPGGTYFFLPFINDWNVFDTKLQNLEMTFSKSRGDRKTRDDLLFKTIDGNDISLDVIIAYRIDAVKAPYILQYVARNDERLGGAIVRTVARSKPRDIFGELKTEAFYVADARETQSEKVRKALQEILGPMGIIIEKVLTNDYRFNAEYTKAIEDKKVADQQVEKNKSAQHAATEEYKRKLEEAKGEVNKMVADADGEYLKAKIDADVYLEQQKLLAQAIHAEGVAEANGIQEMNNALAGSGGEAIVKFRIAEAMQDKRIILLPVSEGGMNLKTTDINRLIETIGVQSLSQNK, from the coding sequence ATGAAACGATTGCTCTGTTTGCTGGTCTTGATGCTGGCCGTCTTTACATTTACAGGTTGCACTCCCCATACAACCGGCCTGACAGAAGTTGGTGTCAGAACCCGCAAAGTGGCCTTCTGGGGGCCGAAAGGTGTTGAAGATCGCATCTACCCACCAGGTGGCACCTACTTTTTTCTGCCGTTTATCAACGACTGGAATGTTTTCGACACCAAGCTGCAAAACCTGGAAATGACTTTTTCGAAATCAAGAGGAGATCGAAAAACCAGAGATGATTTGCTGTTTAAAACTATTGATGGCAACGATATCAGTCTCGATGTGATCATTGCATATCGTATTGATGCGGTCAAGGCTCCCTATATTCTCCAGTATGTGGCTCGAAATGATGAACGTTTAGGAGGGGCTATCGTACGGACTGTTGCGCGTAGTAAACCTCGGGACATTTTCGGCGAATTGAAAACCGAGGCTTTTTATGTGGCGGACGCTCGGGAAACCCAGTCCGAAAAGGTTCGAAAGGCGTTGCAGGAGATTTTAGGGCCCATGGGTATCATTATCGAGAAGGTGCTGACCAACGATTATCGCTTCAATGCCGAATATACCAAGGCTATTGAGGATAAAAAAGTTGCCGATCAGCAGGTGGAGAAAAACAAGTCAGCGCAGCATGCCGCAACAGAGGAATACAAGCGCAAATTGGAAGAAGCCAAGGGAGAGGTCAACAAGATGGTGGCCGATGCTGACGGCGAATATCTCAAGGCCAAGATCGATGCCGATGTCTACCTGGAACAGCAAAAACTTTTGGCCCAGGCCATTCATGCCGAAGGCGTTGCCGAAGCCAATGGCATTCAGGAGATGAATAATGCCCTGGCCGGTTCGGGAGGCGAAGCCATTGTTAAATTTCGTATAGCCGAGGCTATGCAGGACAAACGAATTATCCTCTTGCCGGTCTCTGAAGGCGGAATGAATCTCAAAACCACCGACATCAACCGTTTGATCGAAACCATCGGCGTGCAATCGCTCTCCCAGAACAAATGA
- a CDS encoding DUF4070 domain-containing protein: MEQNGRPFYFYTEASIDLAGDAQLMELMVRAGFQEVFIGIETPCEDCLIETGKAQNRNRDLLAAVRCIQHSGLQVHGGFIVGFDSDPASIFDMQIRFIQESGIVTAMVGLLSALRGTRLYQRLEKEGRLLGATTGNNMDGSLNFIPKMEIKTLILGYQGILDTIYAPRYYYQRVMKLFRAYRPLQEGKFHLQPGYIGALFKAILFLGVLGRERLYFWKLFFWSLLRKPRLFPLAITYAIYGFHFRKVAEQIIRHG; encoded by the coding sequence ATGGAGCAAAATGGACGACCGTTCTATTTCTACACTGAAGCGTCCATCGATCTCGCAGGTGATGCCCAGCTCATGGAGTTGATGGTCCGAGCTGGCTTTCAGGAGGTCTTTATCGGTATCGAAACTCCTTGTGAGGATTGTTTGATTGAGACAGGCAAGGCGCAGAATAGAAATCGTGATCTGCTGGCCGCTGTCCGTTGTATCCAACATTCGGGTTTGCAGGTACATGGCGGTTTCATTGTCGGGTTTGACAGCGATCCAGCTTCAATTTTCGATATGCAGATTCGTTTCATCCAGGAAAGCGGTATCGTCACCGCCATGGTCGGCCTGTTGAGCGCTTTGCGTGGCACGCGGCTTTACCAGCGCCTGGAGAAAGAAGGACGGTTGCTGGGCGCCACGACAGGGAACAATATGGATGGCTCCCTCAACTTTATTCCAAAGATGGAGATTAAAACGCTCATTTTAGGGTATCAGGGCATCCTCGATACCATCTATGCCCCGAGATACTATTATCAACGAGTAATGAAGCTCTTTCGGGCGTATCGACCTTTGCAGGAAGGCAAATTTCACCTCCAACCTGGCTATATTGGGGCTTTGTTCAAGGCTATCCTTTTTCTAGGCGTGCTGGGGCGGGAAAGATTGTATTTCTGGAAGCTATTTTTCTGGTCACTTTTGAGAAAACCGCGACTTTTTCCACTAGCTATAACCTATGCCATTTATGGATTCCATTTTAGGAAAGTGGCAGAGCAGATCATTAGGCATGGATAA
- a CDS encoding cobalamin-dependent protein (Presence of a B(12) (cobalamin)-binding domain implies dependence on cobalamin itself, in one of its several forms, or in some unusual lineages, dependence on a cobalamin-like analog.) produces the protein MNILLVYPHYPDTFWSFRHALNFIGKKASFPPLGLLTVAAMLPGAWNKRLIDLNVRSLTDSDLLWANYVFISAMDIQRKSAREIIARCRLLGVKSVAGGPLFTSCREDFPEVDHLVLGEAECTLPRFLEDLGNGTAQRVYVDERKADLQATPAPLWDLIDTKKYAAMNIQYSRGCPFDCEFCDITAMFGHRPRTISVIGVSLSAKSFLA, from the coding sequence ATGAATATTCTTCTGGTTTATCCACATTATCCAGATACTTTCTGGAGTTTTCGGCACGCCTTAAATTTTATCGGGAAAAAAGCGAGTTTTCCGCCCCTGGGATTGCTGACAGTGGCCGCAATGCTCCCAGGTGCATGGAACAAGAGGTTAATCGATTTGAATGTTCGCTCTTTAACGGATAGTGATTTGCTGTGGGCGAACTACGTTTTCATCAGTGCCATGGATATTCAGAGGAAATCGGCCCGGGAGATTATCGCGCGCTGCCGTCTACTTGGCGTCAAGTCTGTAGCGGGTGGCCCCCTGTTCACGAGTTGTCGTGAAGATTTCCCGGAAGTGGATCATCTTGTGCTGGGCGAGGCTGAATGCACGTTACCCAGGTTCCTCGAAGACTTGGGAAATGGTACAGCTCAACGGGTTTATGTGGATGAGCGGAAGGCTGATCTGCAGGCCACTCCCGCACCGCTTTGGGATCTGATCGACACAAAAAAGTATGCCGCCATGAATATTCAATATTCGCGCGGATGTCCCTTTGACTGCGAATTTTGTGACATCACTGCAATGTTTGGCCATAGACCGCGCACTATATCGGTGATCGGGGTAAGCTTAAGCGCGAAGTCCTTCCTGGCTTGA
- a CDS encoding ATP-binding protein produces the protein MTEHSSDQDRFYELRRLAEDRKKDLPSLNMNELEIQKIVHELQVHQIELEMQNEELRATQDKLGESLEKYTDLFEFAPVGYVTLTPKGRIVEANLTIARQLDTERKSLINSALALFVVAHDRPAFWAHLDQVFQSPERQTCELRMEQRNGPDLHVQCNSVRCQYADGRLLCRTSITDMSDKKAAEEELRALQSKLEHRVATRTLELSESERKFRKLSKEFQTLLYAISDTLILLSPEKKILWMNSDKALERQRTSSNAAEQYCYKLLHEHAVLAKECPITRCFHSAKNEVAVTTYNGAVLDIRAFPILEANSVSSVLLLVSDITEKIALQAEAIQAGHLASLGELAAGVAHEINNPITGIINYGQILLNECSPESMEQDIGSRIVKEGERVGRIVKSLLSFAQQDRRQKKRCTSIPDVLAESIVLTQAQIRKEGIFLKICLDDDLPPIEANFHQIQQVFINIINNARYALNEKYSERHENKRLEITGKALTIRDRPCVRIIFHDQGVGIAEHELPMLTKPFFSTKPFGKGTGLGLNITQKIISDHDGQLIFESVKGDFTRVIVVLPVHQTKTEVGA, from the coding sequence ATGACTGAGCACTCATCAGACCAAGATCGATTTTACGAGTTGCGCCGACTTGCAGAGGATCGCAAAAAGGATCTTCCTTCCCTGAATATGAATGAGCTGGAAATTCAGAAAATTGTTCATGAATTGCAAGTGCATCAGATTGAACTGGAGATGCAAAATGAGGAGCTCCGGGCGACTCAGGATAAACTTGGTGAGTCGCTGGAAAAGTATACGGATCTTTTTGAATTTGCCCCGGTCGGCTACGTCACATTGACTCCAAAAGGGCGAATAGTGGAAGCCAATCTCACCATTGCCAGGCAGCTTGACACTGAGCGAAAGAGCTTAATCAACTCGGCCTTGGCATTGTTTGTCGTTGCCCACGATAGACCTGCCTTTTGGGCCCACCTTGACCAGGTTTTCCAGAGCCCCGAACGGCAGACCTGCGAACTGAGAATGGAACAACGAAACGGCCCTGACCTGCATGTCCAGTGCAACAGTGTTCGTTGCCAATACGCGGACGGCAGATTACTTTGCCGGACTTCAATCACCGACATGTCGGACAAGAAGGCTGCCGAGGAAGAACTGCGTGCATTACAGAGTAAACTGGAACATCGTGTTGCAACGCGCACGCTTGAACTCAGTGAAAGCGAAAGAAAATTCAGGAAACTCTCCAAGGAATTCCAGACGCTTCTCTATGCAATCAGCGACACCCTGATCCTCCTTTCCCCAGAAAAGAAAATACTCTGGATGAACAGTGACAAAGCCTTGGAGCGGCAAAGGACATCTTCCAATGCGGCGGAACAATACTGCTATAAGCTGTTGCATGAGCATGCGGTGCTCGCCAAAGAGTGCCCGATAACACGATGTTTCCATTCTGCAAAAAATGAAGTCGCAGTGACCACGTATAATGGCGCCGTGCTCGACATCAGGGCCTTCCCGATACTGGAGGCGAACAGCGTCAGTAGTGTACTTCTGCTGGTGAGCGATATTACCGAGAAAATAGCCCTGCAGGCAGAGGCCATTCAGGCGGGGCATCTGGCTTCTCTGGGCGAATTAGCAGCTGGCGTGGCACATGAAATCAACAACCCCATTACCGGTATTATCAACTACGGCCAAATACTGCTCAACGAATGCAGTCCTGAGAGCATGGAGCAAGACATTGGCTCGCGCATTGTCAAGGAAGGAGAGCGTGTCGGACGGATCGTCAAATCCCTGCTTTCCTTTGCGCAACAGGACAGACGCCAAAAAAAAAGATGTACCAGCATTCCCGATGTTCTCGCCGAATCCATTGTTCTTACCCAAGCGCAAATCCGCAAAGAGGGCATCTTCCTCAAAATATGCTTGGATGATGACCTACCCCCGATCGAAGCGAACTTTCACCAGATTCAGCAGGTTTTCATCAACATCATCAACAATGCGCGGTATGCCTTGAATGAAAAATATTCGGAACGACACGAAAACAAACGCCTTGAAATCACGGGTAAGGCCTTGACGATCCGTGATCGTCCTTGTGTGCGTATCATCTTTCACGATCAAGGGGTTGGCATTGCCGAGCATGAATTGCCGATGCTGACTAAGCCGTTTTTTTCAACCAAACCGTTCGGCAAAGGAACAGGATTGGGATTAAACATCACCCAAAAAATTATTTCGGATCATGACGGCCAACTCATCTTTGAAAGCGTCAAAGGAGATTTTACCAGGGTTATTGTTGTATTACCGGTTCATCAAACCAAAACCGAGGTGGGGGCATGA
- a CDS encoding SPFH domain-containing protein — MTGNQLDTLIASVNKFKEFFRLPVMNRGLVVGMNFLAVVLALTVACYNLLFVYIQPDEFGIKVIRIGMNRGVQKEVYHAGLSFVLPFGLQEMYRLPKGIQVLELTNSPETAALAARKDRAAHIQTSDGFFVDVDVSMLYHIKDPYLVFTTIGPGTLFEDNGIIPKAEPALKETLGKLTTEEFYNSPLRVQKAEEAKMRLNSELNEKGIQVDQVLVRYFIYSPEIQKNIEEKKLQDQMVFTNQSAARAAKEEAGLKKIIQEGMVITAVELENGKAYVTRKIAEKDLYARSIKATADLQVKLAEAEKVRLKNEALQGIGSERMVALKMADVYRGLDIIILPSDGPHGVNPLNLENTLQLFDLHKGGTP; from the coding sequence ATGACCGGCAATCAGCTGGATACACTTATTGCTTCTGTAAACAAGTTTAAAGAGTTCTTCCGCCTGCCGGTGATGAATCGCGGTCTGGTAGTCGGAATGAACTTTCTCGCTGTAGTTTTGGCCCTGACTGTTGCTTGTTACAATCTGCTCTTCGTCTACATACAGCCGGATGAATTCGGCATCAAAGTCATCCGGATAGGAATGAATCGTGGTGTTCAGAAAGAGGTGTATCATGCAGGCTTGAGCTTTGTTCTCCCTTTTGGGCTTCAAGAAATGTATCGGCTCCCCAAGGGAATCCAGGTATTGGAATTGACCAATTCACCGGAAACGGCCGCTTTGGCTGCGCGCAAGGACCGGGCTGCTCACATTCAAACATCGGACGGTTTCTTCGTGGATGTCGATGTTTCCATGCTTTATCACATCAAAGACCCCTACCTGGTATTCACAACCATCGGCCCCGGAACCCTTTTTGAAGATAACGGTATCATTCCCAAAGCTGAACCCGCCTTGAAAGAGACATTGGGAAAGCTAACAACGGAGGAATTTTACAACAGCCCCTTGCGGGTTCAAAAAGCGGAAGAGGCAAAAATGCGGCTAAACAGTGAGCTGAATGAAAAGGGCATCCAGGTGGACCAGGTGCTGGTCCGCTATTTCATCTATAGCCCGGAGATTCAGAAAAACATCGAGGAAAAGAAACTCCAGGATCAGATGGTCTTCACCAACCAGTCGGCTGCACGGGCGGCCAAAGAAGAGGCCGGGTTAAAAAAAATCATCCAGGAAGGCATGGTTATCACCGCTGTTGAACTCGAAAACGGCAAAGCCTATGTCACACGTAAGATAGCCGAAAAAGACCTCTATGCGCGCAGCATCAAAGCGACCGCCGACCTGCAGGTCAAACTCGCAGAGGCAGAGAAGGTTCGACTGAAAAACGAAGCCTTGCAAGGGATAGGTTCCGAGCGCATGGTCGCTCTCAAGATGGCAGATGTGTACAGGGGGCTCGATATTATCATCCTGCCCAGTGATGGCCCGCACGGAGTCAATCCCCTGAATCTGGAGAATACGCTCCAACTGTTCGACCTTCACAAGGGAGGCACCCCATGA
- a CDS encoding sigma 54-interacting transcriptional regulator, which translates to MRARILVIDDEESIRFTFERFLKAAGHLVTTVASCTEALTELEESSFDVVFADIILEDGTGIEVLRAIKSRGLSCPVIMITGDPGVETASEALRLGAFDYIPKPVNQESLLYVTRIALKFKDAHVEKERYRANLEAIFRSVNDAIITVDQQVVVIALNEAAMHLCGATQDDIGQPFRDIANRCKGSCSEILEQALRSSTPIEAKRIECKQGRKATRIISLRTSPLLDPQGLASGVVMVLHDETQVVHLENTLKEHQQFQRLVGKSEPMQQVYSLIKALANVQTTVLITGESGTGKELVAEALHFSGDRSQKPLVKVNCSALPEHLLEAELFGHVKGSFTGAIRDNEGRFDRADGGSIFFDEIGEISPTIQVKMLRVLEESTFERVGSSTSTKVNVRLIAATNKNLQEKVSRGELREDLYYRLKVVEIRLPPLRERLEDLPLLVEHFRQKFNLKFKKTIEAISADVLKVFNKYRWPGNVRELEHAMEHAFVLCNKNIIELDHLPQEIRQIPGVRRSPHKTSDIVSQETLDALKKTAWNKAKASRILGIDRVTLYRRIKKFNLTEDPHLS; encoded by the coding sequence ATGAGAGCAAGAATTCTGGTCATTGATGATGAGGAATCGATCCGGTTTACCTTCGAACGATTCCTCAAGGCGGCCGGACATCTCGTCACGACAGTCGCAAGCTGTACCGAAGCCTTGACCGAACTGGAGGAATCGAGCTTTGATGTGGTTTTTGCCGATATCATTTTAGAGGATGGAACAGGAATCGAGGTTTTGCGGGCGATCAAGAGCAGAGGCCTCAGCTGCCCGGTCATTATGATCACCGGCGATCCAGGTGTGGAAACCGCGTCGGAGGCCCTTCGCCTTGGTGCCTTTGATTATATTCCCAAACCGGTCAATCAGGAATCATTGCTGTATGTCACCAGGATAGCATTGAAATTCAAGGATGCTCACGTAGAAAAAGAACGATACCGGGCCAATCTCGAGGCAATTTTCAGGAGCGTTAACGATGCAATCATAACCGTTGACCAACAGGTGGTGGTGATTGCGCTCAATGAGGCTGCTATGCACCTCTGTGGGGCTACGCAGGATGATATCGGCCAGCCTTTCCGCGATATCGCCAACCGATGCAAGGGCAGCTGCAGCGAAATTCTTGAACAGGCTTTACGCTCAAGCACCCCAATTGAGGCCAAACGCATCGAATGCAAGCAGGGGAGAAAAGCAACGCGGATAATCAGTCTGCGGACTTCGCCTCTCCTTGATCCACAGGGACTGGCATCCGGCGTGGTCATGGTGCTCCATGATGAAACCCAAGTGGTTCATCTTGAAAACACACTTAAAGAACACCAACAGTTTCAACGCCTTGTCGGCAAGAGCGAACCGATGCAGCAGGTGTACTCCCTGATCAAAGCCTTGGCCAATGTGCAAACCACGGTTCTCATCACAGGAGAAAGCGGAACGGGCAAAGAGTTGGTGGCAGAGGCCTTGCATTTTTCTGGTGACCGCAGCCAGAAACCGCTGGTTAAAGTAAACTGTTCGGCGCTGCCCGAACATCTGCTTGAGGCGGAACTCTTCGGGCATGTCAAGGGCTCGTTTACCGGCGCCATCAGGGATAACGAAGGCCGCTTCGACAGGGCGGATGGAGGTTCTATATTTTTCGATGAAATTGGTGAGATTTCGCCCACCATACAAGTAAAAATGCTGCGCGTGCTTGAGGAAAGTACCTTTGAGCGCGTTGGCAGTTCAACCTCCACCAAGGTTAACGTACGCTTGATCGCGGCAACCAACAAAAATCTCCAAGAGAAGGTCAGCCGGGGCGAGTTGCGGGAAGATCTGTACTACCGGCTCAAGGTGGTTGAGATTCGTTTACCACCGTTGCGAGAAAGGCTTGAAGATCTCCCCCTGCTGGTTGAACATTTTCGCCAAAAATTCAATCTGAAATTCAAAAAGACCATCGAAGCAATTTCAGCCGACGTTTTGAAAGTCTTCAATAAATACCGCTGGCCGGGCAATGTCCGCGAACTGGAGCACGCCATGGAACATGCTTTTGTCCTGTGCAACAAAAACATTATCGAGCTCGATCATTTGCCTCAGGAAATCAGGCAGATACCAGGAGTGCGCCGTTCTCCTCATAAGACATCAGACATCGTGTCCCAGGAAACCCTGGATGCCCTGAAGAAAACCGCATGGAATAAAGCAAAAGCATCCCGTATATTGGGGATTGACCGGGTTACCCTCTACAGGAGGATTAAAAAATTCAATCTCACAGAAGATCCTCATCTGTCCTAA
- a CDS encoding cold-shock protein: protein MAEGTVKWFNDSKGFGFIEQKGGKDVFVHHSAIQAEGFKSLQEGDHVKFDVEDGAKGPSAKNVIKC from the coding sequence ATGGCTGAAGGAACTGTGAAATGGTTTAATGATTCTAAAGGGTTTGGCTTTATCGAGCAAAAAGGTGGCAAGGACGTTTTTGTCCATCATTCCGCTATTCAGGCGGAGGGGTTTAAGTCGCTCCAGGAAGGTGATCATGTAAAATTCGATGTGGAAGACGGGGCCAAGGGACCTTCAGCAAAAAATGTAATAAAGTGCTGA
- a CDS encoding ATP-binding protein has translation MTNTAKFRAVDSSCKQIIPVGKMYKEEAVLSEHLADPSNEQLQQRFREIRLHQIGLEMQNEELRLVRAKLESSRMRLMDLYDNAPVGYVTESEAGIIFEANATAANMLNVTKKSLFDSPLSYFILPEDQDTYHLHRKQLFDTHAPQVIEVRMLRPGSSPFWARLQATIVCEVRTLPTCRIILSDITACKLAEQRREKQKDQLAQMQKMESIERLAVGVASKFNNMLGIILGNTEMALDHAAPGEPFFYNLQEIGKAVDRSAQLTWQLLSFARMQITATECFDLNKAVEEQLSHLRHLLGKAIDLEWIPGAGLWPVTMDITQIEQILINLGINARDAIKEAGQITIETGNKTLDHEDHALHPNLFPGEYVMLIVRDNGCGIAHDVMNRLFEPFFTTKTIGQSSGIGLAIVHGIVKQNDGFINVISKQGQGTSFEVYLPRLPIINISDERCERAEQSIGAK, from the coding sequence ATGACTAATACCGCCAAATTTCGCGCCGTTGATTCCTCCTGCAAACAGATTATTCCGGTTGGAAAAATGTACAAAGAAGAGGCTGTGTTATCCGAGCATCTTGCCGATCCGTCAAACGAACAATTACAGCAGAGATTCCGTGAGATTCGGTTGCATCAGATTGGACTGGAGATGCAGAATGAGGAACTGCGTCTGGTCCGGGCAAAACTTGAGTCCTCGCGGATGCGTTTGATGGATCTTTATGACAATGCGCCTGTGGGATATGTGACTGAAAGCGAAGCGGGGATAATTTTTGAGGCTAACGCCACCGCCGCCAACATGCTGAACGTGACCAAAAAATCCTTATTCGACTCACCTTTGAGCTACTTCATTCTACCTGAAGACCAGGATACTTACCACCTCCACCGAAAGCAGCTTTTCGATACGCATGCGCCGCAGGTAATTGAAGTGCGAATGCTCCGGCCTGGAAGCTCTCCTTTTTGGGCTAGGCTGCAAGCGACAATAGTTTGCGAAGTTAGAACTCTGCCTACATGCCGCATTATCTTGAGTGATATTACCGCTTGCAAATTGGCCGAGCAACGGAGGGAAAAACAAAAAGATCAGCTGGCCCAGATGCAAAAGATGGAATCGATAGAGCGGTTGGCCGTCGGCGTGGCAAGCAAGTTCAACAACATGCTCGGGATTATTCTTGGCAACACGGAGATGGCTCTTGACCATGCCGCACCAGGAGAACCGTTCTTTTATAATCTCCAGGAGATCGGCAAGGCTGTCGATCGTTCAGCCCAGCTCACCTGGCAGTTACTGTCCTTTGCTCGCATGCAGATCACAGCAACCGAATGCTTTGATCTAAACAAAGCCGTAGAGGAACAACTATCTCATTTGCGACATCTGCTTGGCAAGGCCATCGACCTTGAATGGATTCCGGGTGCGGGCCTGTGGCCAGTCACCATGGACATCACTCAAATTGAACAAATTTTAATAAATCTTGGCATCAATGCCCGCGACGCCATTAAAGAGGCAGGCCAAATAACAATTGAGACGGGTAATAAGACCCTTGACCATGAAGACCACGCACTTCACCCGAATTTATTCCCGGGTGAATATGTGATGCTCATTGTACGCGATAATGGCTGCGGCATTGCGCATGATGTCATGAACAGGCTGTTTGAACCTTTTTTCACCACTAAAACGATAGGACAAAGCAGTGGTATCGGACTAGCCATAGTGCACGGTATTGTCAAACAGAACGATGGATTCATCAACGTTATCAGTAAACAGGGCCAAGGGACCTCTTTTGAAGTTTATCTGCCACGCCTACCGATAATCAACATTTCCGACGAAAGGTGCGAACGCGCAGAACAATCAATAGGTGCAAAATGA